A single genomic interval of Halobacillus halophilus DSM 2266 harbors:
- a CDS encoding EAL domain-containing protein: MNREKARVDTAGNRERHAGGGTMDPLDIVGNLDQIKPVYHPVVSAIRHDVVGYEVLGRYYNGHEWLSLGFFFHDDDVPEEFKVEVDQHLLKLALSQMVESNRDGLLFINRNAKQLMVNNGEDLLDTLLKFQNQGFSMERVVLEVTEHDFDEEFEVLSNLLLYYKTYGIQIAVDNVGARSSNIDRIRQLEPHILKINTAIIRQHNSDGFQDIMYSLSMLGRRIGAALLFENIEDESQLYFAWKHGGRYYQGHYLARPEFSLIDTKSLSLNVSTKIAHYIKREKSLVEQRLKYILLWEKKIKELLPKWEGQKKVDAFIQTATSEFNEESFRMFVCNSDGQQVSSNFNKHENTWEIDPYKRGSNWAFRPYFLENVMQMQTWNKGILSEIYSDIETKDMIRTFSFPLSAEHFLFIDIRYSYLYDHECLLI; encoded by the coding sequence ATGAATAGAGAGAAAGCACGTGTGGATACAGCTGGAAATAGAGAACGGCATGCAGGAGGGGGAACTATGGATCCATTGGATATTGTAGGGAATCTGGATCAAATTAAGCCTGTTTATCACCCTGTAGTAAGTGCGATAAGACATGATGTGGTCGGTTATGAAGTACTGGGAAGATATTATAATGGCCATGAATGGCTAAGTTTAGGGTTCTTTTTCCATGATGACGATGTGCCTGAGGAGTTTAAAGTAGAAGTTGACCAGCATTTGTTGAAATTAGCCCTTTCACAGATGGTTGAATCTAATCGGGACGGGTTATTATTCATCAATCGAAATGCGAAACAATTAATGGTGAATAATGGAGAGGATCTATTAGACACGCTTCTCAAGTTCCAAAACCAAGGGTTTTCTATGGAAAGAGTTGTGCTTGAAGTGACAGAACATGATTTTGATGAGGAATTTGAAGTGTTAAGCAATTTGCTGCTTTATTACAAAACATATGGCATCCAAATTGCAGTTGACAACGTAGGTGCGAGGAGCTCAAATATTGACCGCATTCGTCAGCTGGAACCTCATATTTTAAAGATCAATACTGCCATAATCAGGCAGCACAATTCTGATGGATTTCAGGATATTATGTACTCTTTATCCATGCTTGGAAGACGTATAGGAGCTGCTTTACTTTTTGAAAACATTGAAGATGAATCTCAGCTATACTTCGCATGGAAACATGGAGGGAGATATTACCAGGGCCACTATTTGGCGAGGCCGGAATTTTCACTTATTGATACAAAATCCCTTTCTTTAAATGTGAGTACTAAAATAGCCCATTATATTAAACGTGAAAAATCGCTCGTGGAGCAAAGGCTGAAGTATATCCTGTTATGGGAAAAGAAAATTAAAGAATTACTTCCTAAATGGGAAGGTCAGAAGAAAGTAGATGCATTTATCCAAACGGCAACCTCTGAATTTAATGAGGAGAGCTTTCGTATGTTCGTGTGCAACAGTGATGGTCAGCAAGTTTCCTCAAACTTTAATAAGCACGAAAACACCTGGGAGATCGATCCGTATAAGCGAGGTTCCAACTGGGCATTCCGGCCTTATTTCTTAGAAAACGTTATGCAAATGCAAACATGGAACAAAGGCATTCTCTCTGAGATTTATTCGGATATTGAAACGAAGGATATGATTCGGACATTCAGCTTTCCTCTATCAGCCGAGCATTTTCTATTTATTGATATTCGTTATTCCTATTTGTATGATCACGAATGTTTACTAATATAA
- a CDS encoding NADH:flavin oxidoreductase, which yields MTNTNQSTEPLFQTFNSDNLVLENRTVMAPMTRGYSPDNIPDQNVADYYRRRAENGVGLIVTEGTGINHPASVSGASIPVFHGEKALEGWSNVVKQVHDAGGKIVPQLWHVGMTRSKGDLPNEEALPVGPSGLSLDGEPVTEPLTEQEISELVEAYAQGAADAKRLGFDGIEIHGAHGYLIDQFFWANTNRRTDRYGGDLVGRTQFAVEIVKACRREVGPDFPIIFRFSQWKMNDFKAKLAETPGELERFLQPLVEAGVDIFHCSTRRFWEAEFEGSDLNLAGWTKKLTGKPVISVGSVGLDGEFTNFSGANTTSLDGLVEKLDQEEFDLVAIGRSLLMDPEWVRKVREGQENDLLPFDKEALQKLY from the coding sequence ATGACTAATACGAATCAATCAACCGAACCATTATTCCAAACATTCAATAGCGATAATCTTGTATTAGAAAACCGTACGGTCATGGCACCCATGACCCGAGGATATTCACCAGACAACATTCCTGATCAGAACGTAGCTGATTACTATCGCCGTCGTGCTGAAAATGGAGTGGGGCTGATTGTCACAGAAGGAACCGGCATTAATCATCCAGCTTCCGTTTCAGGAGCCAGTATTCCTGTTTTTCACGGGGAAAAAGCACTGGAAGGCTGGAGCAATGTTGTAAAACAGGTTCATGATGCAGGCGGAAAAATTGTACCTCAGCTATGGCATGTAGGTATGACAAGAAGCAAAGGCGATCTGCCAAATGAGGAAGCTCTGCCGGTAGGGCCATCCGGTTTGAGTCTTGATGGTGAACCAGTAACGGAACCTCTCACAGAGCAGGAAATCAGTGAATTAGTGGAAGCATATGCTCAAGGCGCAGCGGATGCTAAGCGTCTAGGGTTTGATGGGATAGAGATTCATGGGGCTCATGGCTATCTAATTGACCAATTCTTCTGGGCGAATACGAATCGCCGCACTGATCGTTATGGTGGTGACCTTGTAGGCCGTACTCAGTTTGCTGTAGAAATTGTAAAAGCATGTCGTCGTGAAGTCGGTCCTGATTTTCCGATTATTTTTCGTTTTTCTCAATGGAAAATGAATGATTTCAAAGCTAAACTTGCTGAAACACCGGGTGAATTAGAACGTTTTCTACAGCCTCTTGTGGAAGCGGGTGTCGATATTTTCCATTGTTCTACCCGCCGGTTCTGGGAAGCAGAGTTTGAAGGCTCTGATTTAAACTTAGCAGGATGGACGAAGAAATTAACAGGCAAGCCTGTGATTTCAGTGGGATCCGTTGGGTTGGACGGAGAGTTTACGAATTTTTCTGGTGCCAATACCACCAGTCTAGATGGTCTTGTTGAAAAACTTGATCAGGAAGAATTCGATCTCGTAGCTATAGGCCGTTCTTTATTAATGGACCCTGAATGGGTAAGGAAAGTGCGCGAAGGTCAGGAGAATGATTTATTGCCTTTTGATAAAGAAGCGCTCCAAAAATTATATTAA
- a CDS encoding indolepyruvate ferredoxin oxidoreductase subunit alpha, which translates to MAFVITSPCESEKAGECVTVCPVDCIAEGPDQFYINPDVCIDCGACVAACPVDAIVEEYEMTPDEEPYLDKAEKFFGNI; encoded by the coding sequence ATGGCTTTTGTTATAACCAGCCCGTGCGAATCAGAAAAAGCAGGTGAATGTGTTACCGTTTGTCCTGTAGATTGTATTGCAGAAGGTCCGGATCAATTTTATATTAATCCGGATGTTTGTATCGACTGCGGAGCATGTGTGGCAGCCTGCCCTGTAGACGCAATTGTAGAAGAATATGAAATGACACCTGACGAAGAGCCTTATTTGGATAAAGCAGAAAAATTTTTCGGTAATATATAG
- a CDS encoding pirin family protein → MDETHFKRDVKDSWYVKYNEMGFPAIQKGWVLPVDRWAEFDPFILMAEDWFKKGTFPDHPHRGFQTVTYVVDGRLEHIDNGGGRDILEPGDVQYMNAGWAARHAEDGVEDDIAHTLQLWLNLPKDKRNTDTIYQNVYSEKAPVVPFEGGSIKVFSGNIAGVEGPLESIVPFTLSEINLAEDAELSHYIPENHNAFLYVLAGSISVGTSSTELNKHGVATLTYKDKGNEHQSSELKIRANQRQTKILVYSGAPIRENIVPYGPFVMNSMDEIKQAYLDFNQGKFGPPAE, encoded by the coding sequence TTGGATGAAACACACTTTAAAAGAGATGTGAAAGATTCATGGTATGTGAAATATAACGAAATGGGCTTCCCGGCTATTCAAAAAGGATGGGTATTACCTGTAGACCGCTGGGCAGAATTCGATCCGTTCATCCTGATGGCGGAGGACTGGTTTAAAAAAGGCACGTTTCCTGACCACCCGCATCGTGGTTTTCAAACCGTCACCTATGTAGTGGATGGGCGTCTTGAACATATTGATAATGGCGGGGGACGTGATATTCTTGAACCAGGTGACGTTCAGTACATGAATGCAGGCTGGGCCGCTCGTCATGCAGAAGATGGTGTGGAAGATGATATCGCGCACACCCTCCAGCTTTGGTTAAACCTTCCTAAAGATAAAAGAAATACGGATACGATCTATCAGAATGTGTACTCTGAAAAGGCCCCGGTTGTTCCGTTTGAGGGTGGTTCCATAAAGGTTTTTTCCGGAAACATTGCAGGAGTTGAAGGTCCTTTGGAATCTATTGTTCCTTTTACATTAAGTGAGATTAATCTGGCTGAGGATGCCGAACTTTCTCATTATATACCTGAGAACCATAACGCATTTCTTTACGTGTTAGCCGGCAGTATATCCGTCGGGACAAGCAGCACCGAACTAAATAAACATGGTGTGGCAACACTTACCTATAAGGACAAAGGAAACGAGCATCAATCCAGTGAACTAAAAATCAGAGCTAACCAGCGTCAAACTAAAATCCTCGTCTATTCTGGTGCTCCAATAAGAGAGAACATTGTTCCTTATGGTCCATTTGTTATGAATTCAATGGATGAGATCAAGCAGGCTTATCTTGATTTCAATCAAGGCAAGTTCGGCCCACCTGCTGAATAA
- a CDS encoding MarR family winged helix-turn-helix transcriptional regulator, translating into MKLSFEDYISIKIHRTDLKLTNYIKSRLEPYNLAPEQNLIMMLLWEEDGLNQRQISRKLNKDKTNIARMASNLENKGFITRNYSSEDRRSLELYLTPTGSELREEILPVTEEFNKIATKNLTSREKEQLEDLLSKIDQNFNEIPE; encoded by the coding sequence ATGAAGTTATCTTTTGAAGATTATATCAGCATTAAAATCCACCGTACGGATTTAAAGTTGACAAATTACATTAAATCAAGACTTGAACCCTATAACCTTGCTCCTGAACAGAATCTCATTATGATGCTTCTCTGGGAGGAAGATGGACTAAACCAGAGGCAGATCTCCAGGAAGTTAAATAAAGATAAAACGAATATTGCCCGTATGGCTTCCAACCTGGAGAATAAAGGGTTTATTACTAGGAACTACTCAAGTGAAGATCGTCGTTCATTGGAGCTTTATCTAACGCCAACCGGCAGCGAGTTACGCGAAGAAATACTGCCCGTGACCGAAGAGTTCAATAAGATTGCCACTAAAAATCTAACGAGTAGAGAGAAAGAGCAATTAGAAGATCTTCTTAGCAAGATAGACCAGAACTTCAATGAAATCCCCGAATAA
- a CDS encoding YhdT family protein, protein MRKTKRFEEDARYRVANREALIGIVLVMINFALWFGFAYGLGSKPVEEYSYIWGLPAWFFYSCIASTIVVVILVMLAVKYLYKEVSFEEEDEE, encoded by the coding sequence ATGAGGAAAACGAAACGATTCGAGGAGGATGCAAGGTATCGAGTAGCTAATCGAGAAGCCTTAATCGGGATTGTTCTGGTCATGATCAATTTTGCATTATGGTTCGGGTTTGCCTACGGACTGGGTTCAAAACCTGTAGAAGAGTATAGTTATATCTGGGGACTGCCGGCTTGGTTTTTCTACAGCTGCATCGCATCGACTATTGTGGTCGTTATATTAGTGATGCTGGCTGTTAAGTATCTGTACAAAGAAGTGTCGTTTGAAGAGGAGGATGAGGAATGA
- the panF gene encoding sodium/pantothenate symporter gives MNGEVIIPLLLFLVIIFFVGFYASKHIRSTSNFLQEYFLGSRQLGGFILAMTMTATYGSASSFVGGPGVAYTMGLGWVLLSMSQLATGYFVLSVLGKKFAIMARKIRAVTLIDFLKERYQSKWVVILSAASIIIFLFSAMAAQWVGGARLIESLTGLSYTTALFIFAVSVLVYVIIGGFRAVAITDTIQGVVMFLGTLVILIGTIIAGDGIGNIISDLTAENPALISPFGSDQSLTPLYVSSFWILVGVGVVGLPQVAVRAMSYKNSRGMHKALIIGTIVVGFIMLGMHLTGVFARSVLPGIEVGDTVMPKIAMEVLPNWLAGIVLAAPMAAIMSTVDSLLLLVSSAVVKDVYLNYVKPEADDQRIKRFSIGVTAVIGILVFAMAVNPPELLIWLNLFSFGGLEAAFIWPVIMGLYWQKGNASGALASILTGVGSYILFHSFMPNAFGMHTVVLPVILSLLAYVGVSLVTARHHEDVQAEVYEKLWSA, from the coding sequence ATGAATGGGGAGGTAATTATACCGCTTTTATTATTTCTGGTGATTATTTTCTTTGTAGGCTTCTATGCCTCAAAGCATATTAGATCCACCTCCAATTTTCTACAAGAATATTTTCTTGGCAGTAGACAGCTTGGGGGATTTATCCTTGCCATGACGATGACAGCTACATATGGAAGTGCAAGCAGTTTTGTAGGAGGACCGGGAGTTGCATACACAATGGGACTCGGATGGGTTTTACTCTCTATGTCTCAACTGGCAACAGGGTACTTTGTACTTTCTGTGCTTGGCAAAAAGTTTGCCATCATGGCGAGGAAAATTAGAGCGGTTACTTTGATTGATTTCTTAAAAGAAAGGTATCAAAGTAAATGGGTAGTCATTTTATCAGCAGCAAGCATTATTATTTTTCTATTTTCGGCAATGGCTGCTCAATGGGTTGGCGGAGCCCGATTAATCGAATCACTCACTGGCCTATCATATACAACGGCATTGTTTATATTTGCCGTGTCCGTATTGGTTTATGTCATTATTGGAGGCTTTCGTGCGGTAGCGATTACGGATACCATTCAAGGTGTAGTCATGTTTCTGGGTACACTGGTCATTTTAATAGGAACCATTATTGCCGGTGATGGCATAGGGAATATTATTTCTGATTTAACTGCAGAAAACCCGGCTCTTATATCACCATTTGGTTCCGATCAATCTCTTACTCCGCTATACGTATCTTCATTCTGGATACTAGTTGGAGTAGGTGTGGTCGGGCTGCCTCAGGTAGCTGTACGAGCGATGTCTTATAAAAATTCCAGAGGCATGCATAAAGCTCTTATTATAGGTACCATTGTAGTTGGTTTCATCATGCTTGGTATGCATCTTACGGGGGTATTTGCACGCTCAGTACTTCCGGGTATAGAAGTAGGGGATACCGTCATGCCTAAGATTGCGATGGAAGTTCTCCCTAACTGGCTGGCTGGAATTGTGCTGGCAGCACCCATGGCCGCCATTATGTCTACGGTTGACTCTCTACTGCTGCTGGTTAGTTCGGCGGTTGTAAAAGATGTTTATCTAAACTATGTAAAGCCGGAAGCAGATGATCAGAGGATTAAACGATTCAGTATAGGTGTAACAGCTGTTATTGGGATACTTGTTTTCGCTATGGCTGTTAATCCCCCAGAACTGTTAATATGGCTGAATCTCTTTTCATTTGGAGGGTTGGAAGCTGCTTTTATCTGGCCAGTAATTATGGGGCTTTATTGGCAGAAAGGAAACGCGAGTGGCGCCCTTGCTTCTATACTCACAGGAGTAGGGAGTTATATTCTGTTTCATTCGTTTATGCCGAACGCTTTTGGTATGCATACGGTGGTCCTGCCAGTAATTTTATCCCTGTTGGCTTATGTAGGTGTGAGTCTGGTTACAGCTCGTCACCATGAAGATGTGCAAGCTGAAGTATATGAAAAACTTTGGAGCGCTTAG
- a CDS encoding ABC transporter substrate-binding protein: MLKRFLAPLALLMVLSLVLSACGNSSSEEDTTQDSEDNSNDSGSENFEPYTIEHAMGETTVEEKPERVVILTNEGTEALLAMDVKPVGAVKSWTGDPWYDHISDQMEGVEVVGDESNVNIEKILELEPDLIIGNKQRQEDIYEKLNKIAPTIFSEKLRGEWQSNFMTYAEALNMEDKGQQLIDEYDQRLQDFADQAGDKLNQKVSVIRFLPDHVRIYHKDSFSGVILEQIGFERPESQDVNDFMEKATKERIPAMDGDVLFYFTYETGDGAASNLQEEWLNDPLFQNLDVVKSGDVHEVSDAIWNTAGGYIAANEMVDDLEKYFLENEE; the protein is encoded by the coding sequence ATGTTAAAAAGGTTCTTAGCACCATTAGCTCTATTGATGGTTCTTTCATTGGTTTTATCTGCTTGCGGAAATTCTTCATCTGAAGAAGATACCACCCAGGACAGCGAAGATAATTCTAATGATTCTGGATCTGAAAACTTTGAGCCATACACAATCGAACATGCAATGGGAGAAACAACGGTTGAGGAAAAGCCAGAGCGTGTCGTCATCCTTACTAATGAAGGTACAGAAGCCCTTCTAGCTATGGATGTTAAACCTGTAGGAGCAGTTAAATCCTGGACAGGCGATCCATGGTACGATCATATCAGCGATCAAATGGAAGGCGTAGAGGTTGTCGGGGACGAATCTAACGTAAATATTGAAAAAATCCTTGAACTGGAGCCTGACTTGATCATCGGTAACAAACAGCGTCAGGAAGATATCTATGAAAAGTTAAACAAAATTGCCCCTACGATTTTCTCTGAAAAACTACGTGGCGAGTGGCAAAGTAATTTCATGACCTACGCTGAAGCTCTAAATATGGAAGACAAAGGTCAACAGCTGATCGACGAATATGATCAGCGACTACAAGATTTTGCCGATCAAGCCGGAGATAAATTAAATCAAAAAGTATCAGTCATCCGTTTCTTGCCGGACCATGTACGAATCTATCATAAGGATTCTTTCTCAGGTGTCATTTTGGAACAAATCGGGTTCGAGCGACCTGAATCCCAGGATGTAAATGATTTTATGGAAAAAGCGACTAAAGAAAGAATTCCAGCCATGGATGGAGACGTCCTCTTCTACTTCACGTATGAAACAGGAGATGGAGCAGCAAGCAATCTGCAAGAAGAATGGTTAAACGATCCCCTCTTCCAAAACCTTGATGTTGTAAAATCCGGAGACGTTCATGAAGTAAGTGATGCGATTTGGAACACAGCAGGCGGATATATTGCCGCTAATGAGATGGTAGATGATTTGGAAAAATACTTCTTAGAAAATGAAGAGTAA
- a CDS encoding FecCD family ABC transporter permease gives MVLHSTVWKGIGIFIGVLVLLLSTLASVILGYTDVHFADVYKAFFHFNQSNKHIIITDVRFPRAIIAACVGASLAMAGVLMQALTRNALASPGIFGVNAGASFLVVLAIAYLPAVPIGGLTWISFAGATLAAITVYAIGSIGREGLTPMRLTLAGAAIAALFSSFTQGMLVLNEKALDEVLFWLAGSVQGRDLEHLIPVLPYLAAAWLGALFIARHINILLMGEDVAQGLGQRTVWIKAVTGIIIILLAGGAVAVAGPIGFVGIVVPHFARWMVGQDHRWVVPYSGIMGAVLLLLADVGARYVIMPEEVPVGVMTAVIGTPFFFYIARKGGESS, from the coding sequence ATGGTATTACATTCAACAGTCTGGAAAGGAATAGGGATCTTCATAGGGGTACTGGTACTCCTCCTGTCCACCTTAGCCAGTGTTATTTTAGGATACACAGATGTTCATTTCGCTGATGTTTACAAGGCATTTTTTCATTTTAATCAATCCAATAAACACATCATTATTACGGATGTAAGGTTTCCGAGAGCCATTATTGCAGCTTGTGTAGGTGCTTCTTTGGCCATGGCTGGAGTATTAATGCAAGCTTTAACAAGAAATGCTTTAGCCTCACCAGGAATCTTTGGAGTTAATGCTGGAGCCTCCTTTTTAGTGGTCCTTGCTATCGCTTATTTACCTGCTGTACCTATAGGCGGACTAACGTGGATCTCGTTTGCCGGAGCCACGCTCGCGGCCATCACCGTTTATGCGATTGGTTCAATAGGGAGAGAAGGGCTGACACCTATGCGGCTGACACTTGCTGGAGCGGCCATAGCAGCTCTTTTCTCTTCTTTCACTCAAGGAATGTTGGTATTAAATGAAAAAGCACTGGATGAAGTTTTATTCTGGCTGGCAGGATCTGTCCAGGGCAGAGATCTTGAGCATTTAATTCCAGTGCTCCCTTATTTAGCTGCTGCCTGGCTTGGTGCCTTATTTATTGCCCGGCATATTAACATTCTTCTTATGGGAGAAGACGTGGCCCAGGGCTTAGGTCAGCGAACGGTTTGGATCAAAGCTGTAACAGGAATCATTATTATCCTTTTAGCTGGAGGTGCTGTAGCGGTTGCGGGCCCCATCGGATTTGTAGGAATTGTGGTTCCACACTTCGCCAGGTGGATGGTTGGCCAGGATCACCGATGGGTCGTACCCTATTCAGGGATTATGGGCGCTGTATTACTTTTGTTAGCTGATGTAGGCGCCCGGTACGTAATCATGCCGGAAGAAGTACCGGTAGGAGTTATGACGGCCGTTATAGGAACGCCTTTCTTCTTCTATATAGCGCGTAAAGGGGGAGAAAGCTCATGA
- a CDS encoding FecCD family ABC transporter permease: protein MSKETSIRHTRNRYDSKTLTILGVLTVVLLVVFLFSASLGQLFVHPVDVLKVFAGQGESSNQMIVNSFRMPRILNALFVGMALAVSGAILQGMIRNPLASPDFIGLTGGAGVGVVAFLAVFSNEDNALTVSISWMPLASFAGATLVGVMLYVLAYKNGISPMRLIIIGVGISALTQAIITTLMIVGPIYRASQANIWLTGSVYGSNWEEVRIIIPVVMLLLFLSLVVARRINAHELGDETAAGIGANLNRDRLIFLILATALTGIAVAFAGGIGFVGLMAPHISRRLVGSSYGALIPISALIGAILVMGADLIGRTVFLPLEVPAGVFTATIGAPYFIFLLFTSKRS from the coding sequence ATGAGTAAAGAAACTTCTATTCGACATACAAGAAACAGATATGACTCTAAAACGTTAACGATTTTAGGAGTGCTAACAGTAGTGTTGCTGGTTGTTTTTCTATTTTCGGCTTCATTGGGACAACTCTTTGTTCATCCTGTGGACGTATTAAAGGTTTTTGCCGGACAGGGCGAAAGCTCAAACCAGATGATTGTGAATTCCTTTCGAATGCCGCGAATTCTGAATGCCTTGTTTGTAGGTATGGCACTTGCTGTAAGCGGAGCCATTCTTCAGGGGATGATACGAAATCCGCTGGCTTCGCCAGATTTTATCGGTCTTACGGGTGGTGCAGGCGTTGGAGTGGTTGCGTTTCTGGCGGTTTTCAGTAACGAAGATAATGCTTTAACTGTTAGTATAAGCTGGATGCCTCTTGCTTCTTTTGCAGGTGCTACTCTTGTAGGCGTTATGCTTTATGTTCTAGCCTATAAGAATGGGATTTCCCCTATGAGATTAATCATCATTGGAGTCGGCATATCTGCTCTTACACAAGCCATCATCACTACTCTTATGATTGTAGGTCCTATTTACCGGGCTTCCCAGGCAAACATATGGCTTACAGGCAGTGTGTACGGTTCTAATTGGGAAGAGGTGAGGATCATTATACCCGTCGTGATGCTATTATTGTTCCTTTCATTAGTGGTAGCGAGAAGGATTAACGCTCATGAACTTGGAGACGAAACGGCTGCCGGTATTGGTGCTAACTTGAATAGGGACCGGCTTATCTTCCTGATACTAGCTACCGCACTCACAGGTATCGCTGTAGCATTTGCTGGCGGAATTGGCTTTGTAGGGTTAATGGCTCCGCACATTTCCAGACGTCTGGTAGGGTCCTCCTATGGAGCGCTAATTCCTATATCAGCTTTAATCGGCGCTATTCTCGTTATGGGAGCAGACTTAATCGGCCGCACTGTATTCTTACCTTTAGAAGTGCCGGCGGGTGTGTTTACAGCCACTATAGGAGCCCCTTATTTTATTTTCCTTTTGTTTACAAGTAAACGTTCTTAA
- a CDS encoding endonuclease I family protein: MDKEFENRQSADYADVKQLEQRLLQTKTSVEDILKDQKLYYDPGKSEQSIKSYYRNINFQEANRKALGELVQSTHREKVRYDPSEYVYPWVDLRPDGKLRSIYSGEAREPEYVIQEDFETYLKMKAASAEPEIPGEFSSLLKYNCEHVVPQSWYDKKEPMRGDLHHLFTCDPRCNSIRSNYPYYDFENYPIQEAAVNRVESQCGKAENEYFEPEYAKGAVARSMLYFLLRYPEEIEPGYRKKVDEELLLQWHQAEPPGLYEQHRNQAIYSIQGNRNPFIDFPEQMRQVYNT, translated from the coding sequence ATGGATAAGGAATTTGAAAACCGTCAGTCAGCAGACTATGCAGATGTAAAGCAGCTGGAGCAGCGTCTGTTACAAACTAAAACATCAGTTGAGGATATCTTGAAAGATCAAAAATTGTATTATGACCCAGGTAAGTCCGAGCAATCAATAAAAAGCTACTATAGGAACATCAACTTTCAAGAAGCGAATCGTAAAGCATTAGGCGAACTCGTCCAGTCCACCCACAGGGAAAAGGTTCGCTATGATCCTAGCGAATATGTATATCCTTGGGTCGATTTAAGACCGGATGGAAAGCTAAGAAGCATTTACTCAGGCGAAGCAAGAGAACCTGAATATGTCATTCAGGAAGATTTCGAAACTTATTTGAAAATGAAAGCGGCCTCTGCAGAACCTGAAATCCCGGGTGAATTCTCAAGTCTTTTGAAATATAACTGTGAACACGTTGTTCCACAATCCTGGTATGATAAAAAAGAACCAATGCGAGGCGATCTTCATCATCTGTTTACATGTGACCCTCGATGTAATTCAATCAGAAGCAACTATCCTTATTACGATTTTGAAAATTACCCCATTCAAGAGGCAGCAGTAAACCGTGTTGAAAGCCAGTGTGGAAAAGCAGAGAATGAATATTTTGAGCCCGAGTATGCAAAAGGTGCAGTTGCTCGTTCCATGCTGTATTTCTTATTAAGATATCCCGAAGAAATTGAACCCGGATACAGAAAGAAAGTGGACGAAGAGCTACTCCTTCAATGGCATCAGGCAGAACCTCCAGGTTTATATGAGCAGCATAGAAATCAGGCGATTTATTCCATTCAGGGGAATCGGAATCCTTTTATTGACTTTCCTGAACAAATGAGGCAAGTATATAACACTTAA
- a CDS encoding STAS domain-containing protein has translation MQREFKYIGEKIINHKYQLAKTYSNHIPTISQANLEKRGMDEKEYMSVREELVEFSGEILFKEEDEVYEKVQSWARKVSSLTIEYGISLTESLRIISAYQPIIWDFFQEELELEKISPKTVIETTKKIDRLVDLVVRVFGEVHENHNRQLAATAYSAMEELSVPVVPVAEGLVVIPLVGEIDTSRAELIKEVTLTETSGTNIEQVIFDISGVPILDTMVSNELFNIIQSLKLLGIETSITGIRPSIAQTITSLGIDFSNIHTCATLQQALAKFGLKRVNTP, from the coding sequence ATGCAGAGAGAATTTAAATATATTGGCGAAAAGATCATTAATCACAAATACCAGTTGGCTAAAACATATAGTAATCATATACCTACTATTTCTCAGGCAAATTTGGAAAAACGAGGGATGGACGAAAAAGAATATATGAGCGTGCGAGAAGAGCTTGTGGAGTTTTCAGGTGAAATACTATTCAAAGAAGAAGATGAGGTATACGAAAAGGTTCAGAGTTGGGCAAGGAAGGTTTCCTCTCTTACCATTGAATACGGGATATCTTTAACTGAATCCCTGCGAATTATTTCAGCCTATCAACCTATCATTTGGGATTTCTTCCAAGAGGAGCTGGAACTAGAGAAAATATCTCCGAAAACCGTAATTGAGACTACTAAAAAAATAGACCGTCTAGTGGACTTAGTGGTCAGAGTGTTTGGAGAAGTACACGAAAACCATAATAGACAACTAGCTGCTACCGCTTATAGTGCGATGGAAGAATTATCAGTGCCCGTAGTCCCCGTTGCGGAAGGACTAGTAGTCATACCCCTGGTAGGGGAAATCGATACGAGTAGAGCGGAACTTATTAAAGAAGTTACTTTAACCGAAACAAGTGGAACCAACATAGAGCAGGTCATATTTGATATATCGGGGGTCCCTATCTTAGATACTATGGTAAGTAATGAACTCTTTAACATTATTCAGTCATTAAAACTACTCGGCATTGAGACAAGTATTACAGGGATCCGCCCTTCTATTGCTCAGACCATCACATCATTAGGAATCGACTTTAGCAATATTCATACGTGTGCCACCCTCCAGCAAGCCCTGGCTAAATTTGGATTAAAACGAGTAAACACCCCTTAA